A region of Kwoniella shivajii chromosome 11, complete sequence DNA encodes the following proteins:
- a CDS encoding phosphoglycerate dehydrogenase — MSSSVPVPGRRASVSASDPPNFIPIPANTRGIPASSFGPQSPSAISGTSPRTYSTSFSTSPSASSHLRGASIGSAFHGMARQLTAFLPITYPLEEEPEKRQGAAKVLLLENINLDAADFLKKQGFEVEHVTKAWSEEELIAKLPNYQAVGIRSKTKITQKVIDANPQLLVIGCFCIGTNQVDLAHAARRGIAVFNSPYANSRSVAELVISEIIALSRQIVDRTHEMRAGIWNKISKNCWEIRGKTLGIVGYGHIGSQLSVLAEAFGMQVIYYDVIPIMPLGTARQVETLEELLSRADFVTLHVPEIQDTINMIGEAEFAQMKTGSFFINNARGKVVDLSALATALESGHLAGAAVDVFPKEPGSNGPGFNETLGDFIPRLRNVPNLILTPHIGGSTEEAQRAIGSEVSNAVWRYLTYGTSLGAVNFPEVDLRAITTNDERHIRVCHVHRNEPGVLKQINNILADHNIEKQFSDSKGDIAYLMADISGVGQEEVEGIYSGIKNTRANILTRLLCELSLASRIWP, encoded by the exons atgtcatcttcagTCCCTGTACCAGGCCGAAGAGCCTCTGTCTCAGCTTCTGACCCTCCCAATTT CATTCCTATTCCAGCCAATACCAGAGGTATACCAGCATCCTCATTTGGACCTCAGTCACCTAGTGCCATTTCTGGAACCTCTCCTCGAACATATtccacctccttctcaacttctccttccgCGTCCAGTCATCTCAGAGGTGCTTCGATCGGTTCTGCTTTCCACGGTATGGCAAGACAATTGACCGCTTTCTTGCCTATAACTTATCCCCTAGAAGAAGAGCCTGAAAAGAGACAAGGTGCGGCAAAAGTCTTGCTGTTGGAGAATATCAACCTTGATGCTGCTGATTTCTTGAAGAAGCAAGGTTTCGAG GTTGAGCACGTTACTAAAGCTTGGTCAGAGGAAGAACTGATTGCCAAATTACCTAATTATCAAGCTGTTGGTATCAGATCCAAGACCAAGATTACCCAAAAGGTTATCGATGCCAACCCTCAATTACTCGTTATCGGTTGTTTCTGTATCGGTAcaaatcaagttgatctcGCCCACGCCGCACGAAGAGGTATCGCAGTATTTAATTCACCTTATGCCAATTCTCGATCAGTTGCAGAATTAGTAATCTCCGAAATCATCGCTTTATCCCGGCAAATTGTTGACAGGACACATGAAATGAGAGCTGGTATCTGGAACAAGATCTCTAAAAACTGTTGGGAAATAAGAGGTAAAACACTTGGTATTGTTGGATATGGACATATCGGTTCACAATTATCAGTACTTGCCGAAGCTTTCGGTATGCAAGTTATCTATTACGATGTCATTCCAATCATGCCTTTGGGAACAGCAAGACAAGTTGAAACTTTAGAAGAATTATTGAGTAGAGCAGATTTTGTCACCTTGCATGTACCTGAAATTCAAGATACAATCAACATGAttggtgaagctgaatttgcCCAAATGAAGACTGGTTCATTCTTCATAAATAATGCAAGAGGAAAAGTTGTTGATTTATCCGCATTGGCAACCGCATTAGAATCTGGACATCTTGCAGGTGCAGCAGTCGACGTATTCCCCAAAGAACCTGGATCTAACGGACCTGGATTCAACGAAACTTTAGGAGATTTCATTCCAAGATTACGAAATGTACCAAACTTGATCCTAACTCCTCATATTGGTGGTTCAACAGAAGAAGCTCAACGCGCTATCGGTTCAGAAGTTTCAAATGCCGTTTGGAGATATTTGACCTACGGTACTTCTCTCGGAGCAGTCAATTTCCCTGAAGTTGATTTGAGAGCTATCACAACGAACGATGAAAGACATATCAGAGTTTGCCATGTACATAGAAACGAACCTGGTGTCTtgaaacaaatcaacaacatcttGGCAGATCACAATATCGAAAAACAGTTCTCAGAttcaaaaggtgatatcgCTTATTTGATGGCAGATATTTCAGGTGtaggtcaagaagaagttgaaggtatTTATTCAGGTATCAAGAATACTAGAGCCAATATCTTGACGAGATTATTATGTGAGTTGAGCCTTGCTTCTCGCATATGGCCTTGA
- a CDS encoding argininosuccinate lyase produces the protein MPIATPISNGYVKGVKPSVKLNGHANGTSANGHGHQGVAFTEARLAKPPSKLLQLYENLPAVEREKRQFDNFLQIDLAHLVMLTEQNIIPKSISRQLLPILLDMRSGGADAITLDMDKGTLLLQIEAVLAEKLGEDVAGMLHTARSRIDQGTTARRLYKRDKLLDVLSKLVELQSVLIKVATRHATTITPTYTHLQHSQPGTFGHYLSSYVVRFHDDFDRCKDALRRANKNPLGGVGLSGTSWPINRDRTSELLGFDGIIYHSKLSREAYYAAEIASSLSFIMATLNDLATDLHLFSSVEFGLVELDDSFCSTSSIFPQKKNPVTLEAIKGNAGPAVNWGSSALATFRGEGTGDQGMRSVPQLDSAFVTTSNMLELMTGIIDTLHVKSDRMKQLLSTSWCTSSNLADILVRNNKLSFRQAHHVVARLVRICELESIPRSQVVGENLERAGQETLGHPVTMSDIELRASLDPEEFVKTRISAGSVSPEEVYKILALTTDELAEDKSWLDAKKTQVENAEVKMRKAIEAIMI, from the coding sequence ATGCCTATCGCTACTCCTATTTCCAACGGCTATGTAAAGGGCGTCAAGCCCTCCGTCAAGCTCAATGGCCATGCCAACGGTACCTCTGCTAACGGTCATGGTCATCAAGGTGTTGCATTCACCGAAGCTCGACTTGCCAAACCTCCGAGTAAGCTACTTCAGCTATATGAGAATCTCCCTGCGGTcgaaagggagaagaggcAATTCGACAATTTCCTGCAAATCGACCTGGCTCATCTGGTAATGCTCACCGAACAAAACATCATCCCTAAATCTATATCCCGCCAACTACTCCCCATCTTGCTTGATATGCGATCCGGTGGTGCCGACGCTATCACTTTAGATATGGATAAAGGTACTTTACTCTTACAAATCGAAGCTGTGTTAGCAGAAAAATTGGGTGAAGATGTCGCTGGTATGTTACATACTGCAAGAAGTAGGATTGATCAAGGTACAACTGCAAGAAGATTGTATAAACGTGACAAATTACTCGATGTTTTGTCGAAATTGGTCGAATTACAAAGtgttttgatcaaagttgcAACGAGACATGCGACTACAATTACACCAACTTATACCCATCTTCAACATTCACAACCTGGTACATTTGGTCATTATCTGTCATCATATGTTGTCAGatttcatgatgattttgatagaTGTAAAGATGCTCTTCGACGAGCGAATAAAAACCCTCTAGGTGGAGTTGGATTATCGGGTACATCATGGCCTATCAATCGCGATCGAACATCTGAATTATTGGGTTTTGATGGTATAATCTATCATTCAAAGCTATCAAGAGAAGCTTATTATGCTGCAGAGATAGCTTCTTCGCTATCATTCATCATGGCAACACTCAATGATCTTGCAACGGATTTacatcttttctcctccGTAGAGTTTGGTTTGGTTGAATTAGACGATTCGTTCTGCAGTACAAGTAGTATTTTTccccagaagaagaatccggTCACACTGGAAGCCATCAAAGGGAATGCTGGACCCGCGGTGAATTGGGGCTCTTCAGCTTTGGCTACTTTTAGAGGTGAAGGCACAGGTGATCAAGGTATGAGATCAGTCCCTCAACTGGATTCGGCATTCGTCACTACTTCCAATATGCTCGAATTGATGACTGGGATTATCGATACACTCCACGTCAAGTCCGATCGGATGAAACAACTATTATCAACAAGTTGGTGTACCTCAAGTaatcttgctgatatattAGTGAGAAACAACAAACTGTCTTTCAGACAAGCTCACCATGTCGTAGCTAGATTGGTGAGAATATGCGAATTGGAAAGTATACCTAGATCGCAAGTAGTTGGTGAAAACCTTGAAAGGGCAGGTCAAGAAACCTTGGGTCATCCGGTCACCATGTCAGATATCGAATTAAGGGCCTcacttgatcctgaagaattCGTGAAGACTAGAATTAGTGCAGGTAGTGTAAGTCCTGAAGAAGTCTACAAAATCTTGGCTCTCACTACCGATGAACTTGCCGAGGACAAATCATGGTTAGACGCTAAGAAGACACAAGTGGAAAATGCCGAGGTGAAAATGAGGAAGGCTATTGAGGCAATcatgatttga